One window of the Triticum dicoccoides isolate Atlit2015 ecotype Zavitan chromosome 3B, WEW_v2.0, whole genome shotgun sequence genome contains the following:
- the LOC119280402 gene encoding uncharacterized protein LOC119280402 yields MAAGGASFLAAVAVFSMLIMSSQGNPRPLCSDCGTLCSTKCNEEAKTFCSGACYNPREGCERQLFDECTADGTCCSSNGTCTCDCKTEAQRRCSSLTDNYTDCQACTNSIFNQCNTPCNSDCNNNCKKKGCHA; encoded by the coding sequence ATGGCTGCAGGTGGAGCTTCCTTTCttgctgctgttgctgttttctCCATGCTGATTATGTCGTCTCAGGGCAATCCGAGGCCTTTATGCAGTGACTGTGGGACGCTGTGCAGTACCAAGTGCAACGAGGAGGCTAAAACTTTCTGCAGTGGTGCCTGCTACAACCCTCGGGAAGGCTGCGAGAGGCAGTTGTTCGATGAGTGCACTGCAGACGGTACCTGCTGCAGTAGCAACGGCACATGCACTTGTGACTGCAAGACCGAAGCTCAAAGGCGTTGCAGCAGCCTCACCGACAACTACACAGATTGCCAAGCTTGCACTAACAGCATATTTAATCAGTGCAACACCCCCTGTAACAGCGACTGCAACAACAACTGCAAGAAGAAAgggtgtcatgcatag